In a single window of the Hydrogenobaculum sp. 3684 genome:
- a CDS encoding IS200/IS605 family accessory protein TnpB-related protein: MKLQSSAVRYAYNRIREGYADKDIYHLIREKFPSLPTRYIPSAINKAKSINKEHETIVFGNREIFEKLCKSHLQGKQREKLKEQWRQNRKYNLISIGTANNTDKGNRLLRFEKKNDELYLRVNIQPRKWIWLKVKRQISSKNDKWAVFLAMLNDLWENKRYFPYTVELKIRGNDIYGYITFDFPVPSTYITKNNGVIGIDTNASPLHLALAEISRDGNLISYERRELHNFLLYEKNRKEYEEWILAHKIVNTAIEKQKAIAIENLNKVNKGYRGDGKAKLRERLTKWNYKSLLSKIESVAIQKGVEIIKVNPAYTSVIGALKYAPILNIDKDIAGAYVIARRAMGFKERIPINYKKLLKDENYINYALERLNNEIQKLKEKIKQEKDKYKQNPLKQELNRILNDVKKLESFQSESSFCKGANGRNLEQTNKAWQVLRVALVIPVLGKVFTRDFSSLKTLLVLGDVDRVASRLVPAQADGATLRK, translated from the coding sequence ATGAAACTCCAATCATCAGCTGTTAGATATGCATATAACAGGATAAGAGAAGGCTATGCAGATAAAGATATATACCATTTGATTAGAGAGAAATTTCCAAGTTTACCAACAAGGTATATACCTAGTGCAATAAATAAAGCAAAATCAATTAACAAAGAACATGAAACCATTGTATTTGGAAACAGAGAAATATTTGAAAAATTGTGCAAAAGCCATTTACAAGGAAAACAAAGAGAAAAACTAAAAGAACAATGGAGACAAAACAGGAAGTATAATCTAATTAGCATAGGAACTGCTAACAACACAGATAAAGGCAACAGATTATTACGTTTTGAAAAGAAAAATGATGAACTATACTTAAGAGTAAATATACAACCACGTAAATGGATATGGTTAAAAGTTAAAAGGCAAATAAGTAGTAAAAATGATAAATGGGCTGTATTTTTAGCTATGCTAAACGATTTATGGGAAAACAAAAGATACTTTCCTTATACAGTAGAGTTAAAAATAAGAGGAAACGATATATATGGCTATATTACCTTTGACTTTCCAGTACCAAGTACATATATTACTAAGAATAACGGGGTCATAGGTATAGATACAAATGCTAGTCCTCTTCACTTAGCTTTAGCAGAGATATCTAGGGATGGTAATTTAATAAGTTATGAAAGACGTGAACTACATAACTTTTTATTATATGAGAAAAACAGAAAAGAATACGAAGAATGGATATTAGCTCATAAAATCGTAAATACAGCTATAGAAAAGCAAAAGGCTATAGCTATAGAAAATCTAAACAAAGTTAATAAAGGCTATAGAGGAGACGGCAAGGCAAAGCTTAGGGAAAGATTAACTAAGTGGAACTATAAATCTTTATTATCTAAGATAGAAAGTGTAGCCATACAAAAAGGTGTAGAGATAATAAAAGTAAATCCTGCTTATACTTCTGTTATAGGAGCCTTAAAATATGCACCTATACTTAACATAGATAAAGATATTGCAGGAGCTTACGTTATTGCTAGAAGAGCTATGGGATTTAAGGAAAGGATACCAATTAATTACAAAAAACTACTAAAAGATGAAAATTATATAAACTATGCACTCGAAAGACTAAATAATGAAATACAAAAACTAAAAGAAAAAATAAAACAGGAAAAGGACAAATACAAACAAAATCCATTAAAACAGGAATTAAACAGAATACTTAATGATGTTAAAAAACTTGAAAGCTTTCAAAGCGAGTCAAGTTTCTGTAAGGGAGCCAATGGAAGGAATCTCGAACAGACTAACAAAGCTTGGCAAGTTTTGAGAGTAGCTCTTGTGATCCCTGTGCTTGGAAAAGTTTTTACTAGGGACTTTTCCTCCCTAAAGACTTTACTAGTCTTAGGGGATGTGGATAGGGTAGCAAGTAGGTTAGTTCCGGCTCAGGCTGACGGGGCGACTCTACGGAAGTAG
- a CDS encoding ABC transporter substrate-binding protein, translating to MYFAFKILKNPYINGILFTLICFLPIYFSKSPKVSNIPIKTVDLRKAHISIGKTSNIAYIVLASDPKTLNPVLAQETSSTDVIAPLFNGLTRIDLKTMSIKPELASSWKILNNGKTYIIYLRKGLKWSDGKPLTAYDVEFTYNDIYYNPHIPNSIKDTLSVDGKPFKVKALNKYTVEFDLPHRFAPFLQAISAPILPKHILENAVKQNTFNTFWSVSQKPSLIVGSGPYKLVKYVKGQYVEYEANPYYYKSSKNLPYIKRIKAFIIQDKNIALMQFLEGDISYVGLSPEDLSYFALNKPKTPAIVYDLGETPTTTFITFNQNPHADIPKYKLKWFQDRLFRVAISYAIDRKAIASMVYNNMASPLYGPITPANKPYYKKGLFKRYPFNLSKAKKLLIKAGFYYKKGKLYDKDGHRVEFSLITNSDAQDRKYIGAIVKEDLEKIGIKVIFQPIDFNSLVSKLTTPPYQWESVLIGLTGSIDPNDGKNVWYSKGSLHIWYPMEKKPATLWEKELDTLFDEGAKTINQKKRINIYRAAFYLIQYYEPMVFIVTPKSLMTSKVYMKNFYPTVWGFYKKDYMYIER from the coding sequence ATGTATTTTGCTTTTAAAATACTCAAAAATCCCTATATTAACGGCATTTTATTTACACTTATATGTTTTTTGCCTATATACTTTTCCAAAAGCCCAAAAGTCTCCAACATACCTATAAAAACTGTAGACTTAAGAAAAGCTCATATATCCATTGGCAAGACATCTAACATCGCTTATATCGTCTTAGCTTCGGATCCCAAAACCCTAAACCCAGTACTAGCTCAAGAGACATCTTCTACAGATGTAATCGCCCCTCTTTTTAACGGTCTTACAAGGATTGACTTAAAAACTATGAGCATAAAACCAGAACTTGCCTCTTCTTGGAAAATACTAAATAACGGAAAAACCTACATAATATATCTTAGAAAAGGTTTAAAATGGTCCGATGGAAAACCCCTAACCGCTTACGATGTAGAGTTTACCTACAACGATATATATTATAACCCTCATATTCCAAATTCTATAAAAGATACCTTGTCAGTGGATGGTAAACCTTTTAAGGTAAAAGCGTTAAACAAATACACTGTAGAGTTTGATTTGCCTCACCGATTTGCCCCCTTTTTACAAGCTATAAGCGCTCCCATACTACCAAAGCATATTTTAGAAAACGCTGTAAAACAAAATACCTTTAACACATTTTGGAGTGTATCTCAAAAGCCTTCTTTAATAGTAGGCTCTGGCCCTTATAAGCTCGTCAAATATGTAAAAGGCCAATATGTAGAATACGAAGCAAATCCATATTATTATAAAAGCTCAAAAAACCTCCCCTATATAAAACGTATCAAAGCTTTTATTATACAAGATAAAAATATAGCCCTAATGCAATTTTTAGAAGGAGATATATCTTACGTCGGACTATCCCCAGAAGATCTATCTTACTTTGCTTTAAACAAACCAAAAACCCCGGCCATAGTATATGACTTAGGGGAGACTCCAACCACAACGTTTATCACATTCAATCAAAATCCTCATGCAGATATACCAAAATATAAACTAAAATGGTTTCAAGACAGACTTTTTAGAGTGGCTATATCTTACGCCATAGATAGAAAAGCTATAGCTTCTATGGTTTACAACAACATGGCAAGCCCCCTTTACGGACCAATAACCCCCGCCAACAAACCCTACTATAAAAAAGGTTTATTTAAACGTTATCCTTTTAATCTATCAAAAGCCAAAAAACTTCTTATAAAAGCTGGTTTTTATTACAAAAAAGGTAAGCTCTACGATAAAGATGGTCATAGAGTAGAGTTTAGCCTTATTACAAACTCAGATGCCCAAGACAGAAAATATATAGGAGCCATTGTAAAAGAAGACTTGGAAAAAATAGGTATAAAAGTAATATTTCAACCAATAGACTTCAACTCTTTGGTATCTAAACTTACAACACCTCCTTATCAATGGGAAAGCGTTTTGATAGGTCTAACTGGTTCCATTGACCCAAACGATGGTAAAAACGTTTGGTATTCAAAGGGTTCTTTACATATATGGTATCCTATGGAGAAAAAACCAGCCACACTTTGGGAAAAAGAGCTCGATACGTTGTTTGACGAAGGAGCAAAAACCATAAACCAAAAAAAGCGTATAAATATATATAGGGCTGCTTTTTATTTGATTCAGTATTACGAGCCTATGGTTTTCATAGTCACGCCTAAAAGCCTAATGACCTCAAAAGTCTATATGAAAAATTTTTATCCTACAGTCTGGGGCTTTTATAAAAAAGATTATATGTATATTGAAAGGTGA
- the queF gene encoding preQ(1) synthase encodes MQQEKKYGEIEIEKAALEPWENPAKENDYIIEMSFPEFSCLCPRSGYPDYATIKIRYIPNEYIVELKSLKLWLNSFRNQYISHEAATNTIYNKLFELLKPKFLEVIGDFHPRGNLHTVVRVRSDKKYD; translated from the coding sequence ATGCAACAAGAGAAAAAGTACGGTGAAATTGAAATAGAAAAAGCAGCTTTAGAACCATGGGAAAACCCAGCCAAAGAAAACGACTATATAATAGAAATGTCTTTTCCAGAGTTTAGCTGCCTTTGTCCTAGATCTGGTTATCCTGATTACGCCACTATAAAGATAAGGTATATACCAAACGAGTATATTGTAGAATTAAAATCTTTAAAACTATGGCTAAACTCTTTTAGAAATCAATATATATCTCATGAAGCAGCTACAAACACCATATACAATAAACTTTTTGAGCTTTTAAAACCAAAATTTTTAGAGGTAATAGGGGATTTTCATCCAAGGGGAAATCTTCATACCGTAGTAAGAGTAAGGTCTGATAAAAAATATGATTAA
- the cas2 gene encoding CRISPR-associated endonuclease Cas2, with protein sequence MRIILFYDIDTTEKKGQRRLQKALKTARKYLTHVQKSVFEGNLTASGIERLKNEMLKVVDKEKDSLIIYILEDTTNYKREILTNIKDPTDNLI encoded by the coding sequence ATGAGAATAATACTTTTTTACGACATAGATACCACAGAGAAAAAAGGGCAGAGAAGGCTTCAAAAGGCTCTAAAAACCGCAAGGAAATATTTAACCCATGTTCAAAAATCTGTCTTCGAGGGAAACCTAACGGCTTCTGGTATTGAAAGATTAAAAAATGAGATGTTGAAGGTTGTAGACAAGGAAAAAGACTCGCTGATAATTTATATCCTTGAGGATACTACAAATTATAAAAGGGAAATACTAACAAACATCAAAGACCCTACAGACAATCTGATATGA
- the cas1b gene encoding type I-B CRISPR-associated endonuclease Cas1b, whose translation MGEVYYITTSGTLRRDENTILFENQDIKKKIPIENVSELFIVTEVSTNTKFFSLLSEYDIVAHFFNYYGYYIGSFYPRESKLSGHLIIKQVEHYLDKEQKLYLAKSFVIGSIINSEGIYKIDTKEHLEALKQASNTQEIMQVEGNFKKLCYKALEELTGWDFEARTKRPPQNPLNALISFGNSLVYAKVLGEIYHTPLNSTVSYLHEPSEKRHSLSLDMAEVFKPILSEGLIIELLKSKAITEKDFLEEAEYCYLNAEGRKKFLRAFDDLLKSTVYHPKLKRNVSLKTLIRLELYKLVKHLTGEEYYLPVNYHSLKR comes from the coding sequence ATGGGTGAAGTTTACTACATAACTACAAGTGGTACATTAAGAAGAGACGAAAATACTATATTGTTTGAAAACCAAGATATAAAGAAGAAAATTCCAATTGAGAACGTCTCTGAGCTTTTCATAGTGACAGAGGTGAGCACCAATACAAAATTTTTTAGCCTATTGTCTGAGTACGATATAGTAGCTCACTTTTTTAACTACTATGGCTATTACATAGGAAGCTTTTATCCTAGAGAAAGCAAGCTTTCGGGACATCTCATAATAAAGCAAGTAGAGCATTACCTTGACAAAGAACAAAAGCTTTATCTTGCCAAGAGCTTTGTGATTGGTTCTATAATAAACTCTGAGGGGATTTATAAAATAGATACAAAAGAGCATTTAGAAGCGTTAAAACAAGCCTCTAATACTCAGGAAATCATGCAAGTGGAAGGAAATTTTAAAAAACTTTGCTATAAAGCCCTTGAAGAGCTAACAGGTTGGGATTTTGAAGCAAGGACAAAAAGACCACCCCAAAACCCTCTAAACGCTTTAATATCTTTTGGAAACTCATTAGTATATGCCAAAGTGCTTGGGGAGATATACCACACCCCACTGAACTCAACGGTTAGTTATCTGCATGAACCCTCTGAGAAAAGACATTCTCTTAGCTTGGATATGGCAGAGGTTTTTAAACCCATTTTATCGGAGGGGTTGATTATTGAGCTTTTAAAGTCAAAAGCCATAACAGAAAAAGACTTTTTGGAAGAAGCCGAATACTGCTATTTAAATGCAGAGGGCAGAAAGAAGTTTTTGAGAGCTTTTGATGATCTTTTAAAATCCACGGTTTATCATCCAAAACTAAAAAGAAATGTTTCATTAAAAACACTGATAAGACTTGAACTTTATAAACTGGTAAAGCACCTGACAGGAGAAGAGTATTATCTTCCCGTAAATTATCATAGCTTAAAAAGATGA
- the cas6 gene encoding CRISPR-associated endoribonuclease Cas6 — MFEKEFHEKSPKPYTFTVYFGKHTNIEEDHIKGVESINFRFSTGEPKTAISFYNGILKLIKESYLHNMNTKLGNAQFKIDSVRVEKEYEPNGLFKTLSPVVVERAVYSKNPKERYATPMDKDFEWWLFENSLKRYRALVGEDLSVKTFKLEPIEIKEEFVKHYEGYVRGFLGKFKLHTDSKDLLRFVYQYGLGVRTGQGFGYLETLD; from the coding sequence ATTTTTGAAAAAGAGTTTCATGAAAAAAGCCCAAAACCTTATACCTTTACGGTTTATTTTGGAAAGCATACAAACATAGAAGAAGATCATATAAAAGGAGTAGAAAGTATAAACTTTAGGTTTTCCACAGGGGAGCCAAAAACAGCCATATCCTTTTACAATGGGATCTTAAAGCTCATCAAAGAGAGTTATCTTCACAACATGAATACAAAGCTTGGAAATGCTCAGTTTAAAATTGATAGCGTGAGGGTCGAAAAAGAGTATGAACCAAATGGACTATTTAAAACTTTATCTCCTGTGGTAGTGGAAAGAGCCGTATATTCAAAAAATCCCAAAGAAAGATACGCCACTCCGATGGATAAAGATTTCGAATGGTGGCTTTTTGAAAACTCACTAAAACGCTACAGAGCCTTAGTGGGGGAAGATTTGAGTGTAAAGACTTTTAAACTTGAGCCAATAGAGATAAAAGAAGAATTTGTAAAACACTACGAAGGATACGTAAGAGGCTTTTTGGGAAAGTTTAAACTTCACACAGATAGCAAAGATCTATTAAGATTTGTTTATCAGTATGGTCTGGGAGTTAGAACAGGACAAGGTTTTGGCTATTTGGAAACTTTAGATTGA
- a CDS encoding PDZ domain-containing protein produces MKKSYATYSLIVGILLILTSILSSYYNIKSLKIVLNQEIPTIPSSFNKKDLMEAISKFAHQKITPQTTSSSSNMEVLAIAYSENPAYSMVLVSSNCGKKVLMVGDSFCGFTIEEIKPFYIIASNDGKTLTLKLSKGAKINSANTPSGLPSLKELLSGSLNQNTYTVNRNELLEITSNPYKMFSDIDLVPTPKGFMFKSVKPGSLFAQMGIKPGDILLSINNESLNSPEDAFRILGTLRNSQSFSVKIIRDNKEITLYYKVE; encoded by the coding sequence TTGAAAAAGTCTTATGCAACATACAGCCTAATAGTTGGTATTTTGCTTATACTTACAAGTATTTTATCTTCTTATTACAATATTAAAAGCCTAAAAATTGTATTGAATCAAGAAATACCCACTATACCATCTTCTTTTAATAAAAAGGATCTAATGGAAGCTATAAGTAAATTTGCACACCAAAAAATAACTCCTCAAACCACTAGCTCAAGCTCAAACATGGAAGTACTTGCTATAGCCTACAGTGAAAACCCAGCTTATTCTATGGTGCTTGTTAGCTCTAATTGTGGTAAAAAAGTGCTTATGGTAGGAGATAGTTTTTGCGGTTTTACAATAGAAGAGATAAAACCTTTTTATATAATAGCAAGCAACGACGGCAAAACCCTTACTCTAAAACTTTCAAAAGGTGCTAAGATAAACAGTGCCAATACACCAAGCGGTCTTCCTTCTTTGAAAGAGCTTTTAAGCGGTAGTTTAAATCAAAATACTTATACAGTAAATAGAAACGAGCTTCTTGAAATTACATCAAACCCCTACAAGATGTTTAGCGATATAGACCTTGTACCTACTCCAAAAGGTTTTATGTTTAAAAGCGTAAAACCAGGATCGCTTTTTGCCCAGATGGGTATAAAACCAGGTGATATACTTCTTTCTATAAACAACGAAAGCCTAAACTCTCCAGAAGATGCTTTTAGAATATTAGGTACATTAAGAAACAGCCAAAGCTTCAGCGTAAAAATCATAAGGGACAACAAAGAGATAACCCTTTATTACAAAGTAGAATGA
- the leuA gene encoding 2-isopropylmalate synthase, which yields MDDKRVYIFDTTLRDGEQAPGFSMTIDEKLQMAHQLARLGVDIIEAGFAIASKGDFEAIKLIAEEVKGPTICSLARANETDIERAAEAIKPAERKRIHTFIATSDIHMQYKLKKTKEEVLELAKKAVRFARNFTDDVEFSCEDATRSSKDFLYKIIEEAIKEGATTINIPDTVGYATPLEFYELIKSIKENVPNIDKAIISVHCHNDLGMATANSLMALKAGARQVECTINAIGERAGNAGLEEVAMALVVRKEYFDNLYTNINTKEIYKTSRLLCRITSSFVQPNKAVVGDNAFAHESGIHQHGVLSNPMTYEIMKPEDVGFPSNRVVLGKHSGRHALKSRLQELGIELPEEEFEKLFEEFKALSDKKKYIYDEDIEALIYKDVLKQDNKSLKLISFQVQTGDNLLPTATVSLEINGEKKIFTATGDGPVDAVIKAIEKALPQEPKFLDYSIKALTPNTDAQAEARVLIELNDIKSSGSSTDTDIVKASANAFLDAVNKALFKKQVKEKAIEGV from the coding sequence ATGGATGATAAAAGAGTATATATATTTGATACGACGTTAAGAGACGGTGAGCAAGCCCCTGGTTTTTCAATGACCATAGACGAAAAGCTACAAATGGCTCATCAGCTGGCAAGACTTGGGGTTGATATCATAGAAGCTGGCTTTGCCATAGCTTCTAAAGGAGATTTTGAGGCTATAAAGTTAATTGCTGAAGAGGTAAAAGGACCTACCATATGCTCTTTGGCAAGGGCCAACGAAACAGATATAGAAAGAGCCGCTGAGGCTATAAAACCAGCCGAAAGAAAACGTATACACACTTTTATAGCCACATCCGATATACACATGCAATACAAACTCAAAAAAACCAAAGAAGAAGTGTTAGAACTTGCTAAAAAAGCGGTAAGATTTGCAAGGAACTTCACAGACGATGTAGAGTTTTCCTGCGAAGATGCCACCAGAAGCTCAAAAGACTTTCTTTATAAAATCATAGAAGAGGCTATAAAAGAAGGCGCTACCACTATAAACATACCAGACACCGTTGGATACGCTACGCCTTTGGAGTTTTATGAGCTTATAAAAAGCATAAAAGAAAATGTTCCAAATATAGACAAAGCCATTATAAGCGTGCATTGCCACAACGATCTTGGCATGGCTACAGCAAACTCACTTATGGCTTTAAAAGCTGGGGCAAGGCAGGTAGAATGCACTATAAACGCTATAGGAGAAAGGGCTGGAAACGCAGGACTTGAAGAAGTGGCGATGGCTTTGGTAGTAAGAAAAGAATACTTTGATAATCTTTATACCAATATCAATACAAAAGAGATATACAAAACCAGTAGGCTTTTATGTAGAATCACCAGCAGCTTTGTTCAGCCAAATAAAGCTGTGGTAGGAGACAACGCCTTTGCCCATGAGTCTGGTATTCATCAGCACGGTGTGTTGTCAAATCCTATGACCTACGAGATCATGAAACCAGAAGATGTAGGATTTCCATCAAACAGAGTTGTACTTGGTAAGCACTCCGGAAGACACGCTTTAAAATCTCGCTTGCAAGAACTTGGTATAGAACTCCCAGAAGAAGAGTTTGAAAAGCTTTTTGAAGAGTTTAAAGCTCTTTCTGATAAGAAAAAATACATATACGACGAAGACATAGAAGCCCTCATTTACAAAGATGTATTAAAACAAGACAACAAGTCTTTAAAACTAATAAGCTTTCAAGTGCAAACTGGAGACAACTTACTTCCCACTGCCACAGTTAGTTTAGAGATAAACGGCGAAAAGAAGATTTTTACAGCCACCGGCGATGGTCCTGTAGATGCTGTTATAAAAGCTATAGAAAAAGCCTTACCTCAAGAACCTAAATTTTTGGATTACTCCATAAAAGCCCTTACACCAAACACCGATGCCCAGGCAGAAGCAAGGGTTTTGATAGAGTTAAACGATATAAAATCCTCTGGCAGTTCCACGGATACAGATATAGTAAAAGCCAGCGCAAATGCCTTCTTGGATGCTGTAAACAAAGCGCTTTTCAAAAAACAAGTAAAAGAAAAAGCTATAGAAGGAGTTTAA
- the cas4 gene encoding CRISPR-associated protein Cas4, translating into MYNTSELRFKGTQVAYYLICHRKLWLFTKGISFEDESDYVELGKLLDDTSFSRENKEGVSYEPVSIDFFSTENGLVVHEIKHSSALEPAHILQVKYYIYYLRQKGIKVSHGIIHYPKSKKLLKVELEEQDNELMQEVFKNMDNIIKKDKPPEVINKAYCKKCAYWEYCYG; encoded by the coding sequence ATGTATAATACGAGTGAGCTTAGATTCAAAGGTACACAAGTGGCTTATTATTTAATATGTCATAGAAAGCTTTGGCTTTTCACAAAAGGAATAAGCTTTGAAGATGAATCAGATTATGTAGAGCTTGGAAAACTTTTGGACGATACAAGCTTTTCAAGAGAAAATAAAGAAGGGGTTTCTTATGAGCCAGTTAGTATAGACTTTTTTAGCACAGAAAATGGTTTGGTGGTTCATGAGATAAAACACTCATCTGCTTTGGAACCAGCCCATATACTACAAGTTAAATATTATATATACTATCTAAGGCAGAAAGGGATAAAAGTCTCGCATGGAATAATACATTACCCTAAAAGTAAAAAGCTTTTGAAAGTGGAACTCGAAGAGCAGGATAATGAGCTTATGCAGGAAGTGTTTAAGAATATGGATAATATTATCAAAAAAGATAAGCCACCGGAGGTTATAAACAAAGCTTATTGTAAAAAGTGCGCCTATTGGGAGTATTGCTATGGGTGA
- a CDS encoding CRISPR-associated helicase/endonuclease Cas3, with translation MKKILQNLLEERWAKDDGTTIRDHTDKLLENCEKLKNYYKQEIEELMPKGLPYELKERFWEILKLACEYHDYGKIHCKFQEKLGNKNLKCEKPIKELPEVRHNLLSPAFVDIEDELARKIVRLLVLHHHPVEDPSVENVEKVLKEEFGFEKIPIRFMLKKTETDYLRDDVAKIFNISIDELIGYYRLLKGLLLRIDHASSSKKTQEVEDNPPEDTLNFVDEFFKSTKRVPNEMQIFVKENRDKNLLIIAPTGSGKTEAGLIYLKKKGFFMLPYRVSANGIYTRAEGILKDYAGLLHSSALSYVLEKEYSTEDIQNNKGDSIFLNYFLSRNFAKPIIISTPDQLMHFVFRYKGFEKYYATTLYSRLVIDEIQSYDPITLAFMVKALEIIIQNGGKFLVMTATFPEFLRDRFKNMGVVYKELNLQPMIYHNIQVIDDTIDNYVDIINNLSKNAKVLVVVNTVKKAIEVKEKLSNANLLHSRFILKDRKDKEKKIKEFFDANSNGAWITTQLAEVSLDLDADYLFTELSTADSLIQRMGRCNRKGEKPTDKPNVFVFTKDCSGIGKVYYKHLFESTLKNLKDGLWDWAFKWKLVENVYSEQSLKGTKYLERFNKAEEYIKSLWEGTDSLIRSKSQAQELFRDINTISAIPIKFESEVENLMQKWEAVKGNLKERTKIFNEILEYTISVPEWSLKKIKLQKANEKLRRFGVYYLEGDYSEDTGFVIKPEADLEQIDNII, from the coding sequence ATGAAGAAAATATTACAGAATCTGCTTGAAGAGCGTTGGGCAAAAGATGATGGAACTACTATAAGAGACCACACAGACAAACTTTTAGAAAACTGTGAAAAACTAAAAAATTACTACAAACAAGAGATAGAAGAGCTTATGCCCAAAGGGCTTCCCTATGAGCTAAAAGAAAGATTTTGGGAGATCTTGAAACTTGCCTGTGAATACCACGACTATGGAAAAATACACTGTAAATTTCAAGAAAAACTTGGAAACAAAAACCTAAAGTGCGAAAAGCCTATAAAAGAACTTCCAGAAGTAAGGCACAACCTTTTATCACCGGCATTTGTAGACATAGAAGATGAACTAGCCCGAAAGATTGTTAGGCTTTTGGTTTTACACCATCATCCTGTAGAAGACCCATCTGTTGAAAATGTAGAAAAAGTTCTAAAAGAAGAGTTTGGTTTTGAAAAAATCCCTATTAGATTTATGCTGAAAAAGACTGAGACAGATTACTTAAGAGATGATGTAGCAAAAATCTTTAACATTTCTATAGATGAGCTAATTGGTTATTACCGCCTATTAAAAGGCCTTTTGCTTCGTATAGACCATGCAAGTAGCTCAAAGAAAACACAAGAGGTGGAGGATAACCCACCAGAGGATACACTTAATTTTGTGGATGAGTTTTTTAAAAGCACTAAAAGAGTCCCAAACGAAATGCAAATCTTTGTCAAAGAAAATAGAGATAAAAACCTTTTGATAATAGCTCCTACTGGTTCAGGTAAAACGGAAGCAGGTCTAATCTATCTTAAAAAGAAGGGCTTTTTTATGTTGCCCTACAGGGTTTCCGCCAATGGCATTTATACAAGGGCAGAAGGAATTTTAAAAGATTATGCAGGGCTTTTGCACTCAAGTGCCTTAAGCTATGTGCTCGAAAAGGAATATAGCACAGAAGATATTCAAAATAACAAAGGCGATTCAATATTTTTAAACTACTTTCTTTCTCGCAATTTTGCCAAGCCTATAATAATATCTACACCAGATCAACTTATGCACTTTGTTTTTAGATACAAAGGTTTTGAGAAGTATTACGCAACCACCCTTTACTCAAGGCTTGTAATAGATGAAATTCAATCTTACGACCCAATTACCTTAGCTTTTATGGTAAAAGCGTTGGAAATAATAATACAAAACGGTGGTAAGTTTTTGGTAATGACAGCTACTTTCCCAGAATTTTTAAGAGATAGGTTTAAAAATATGGGCGTAGTATATAAAGAATTAAACCTACAGCCTATGATATATCATAATATTCAGGTTATAGACGATACTATAGATAACTACGTAGATATTATAAACAATCTCTCTAAAAATGCCAAAGTGCTTGTGGTGGTAAATACTGTGAAAAAAGCAATAGAGGTAAAGGAAAAGCTTTCAAATGCCAATCTCTTACACAGTAGGTTCATACTAAAAGACAGAAAAGATAAGGAAAAAAAGATAAAAGAGTTTTTCGATGCTAATAGCAATGGTGCCTGGATTACCACTCAGCTTGCAGAGGTATCTTTGGACCTTGATGCAGATTATCTTTTTACTGAGCTTTCCACTGCAGATAGCCTAATACAGCGTATGGGAAGGTGCAACAGAAAAGGTGAAAAACCAACCGACAAACCCAACGTGTTTGTGTTTACAAAAGACTGTTCTGGTATAGGCAAAGTTTATTACAAGCATCTTTTCGAAAGCACCCTAAAAAATCTCAAAGATGGTCTTTGGGATTGGGCCTTCAAATGGAAACTTGTAGAAAATGTCTATTCGGAACAATCTTTAAAAGGCACAAAGTATCTAGAGCGTTTTAATAAAGCTGAGGAATATATAAAAAGCCTTTGGGAAGGAACAGATAGTCTCATAAGAAGCAAATCTCAAGCTCAAGAGCTTTTTAGAGATATAAACACAATATCAGCGATTCCTATTAAGTTTGAAAGTGAGGTAGAAAATCTAATGCAAAAGTGGGAAGCAGTGAAAGGAAACTTAAAAGAAAGAACAAAGATTTTTAACGAGATACTTGAATACACCATATCTGTTCCCGAATGGTCTTTAAAGAAAATAAAACTCCAGAAAGCTAACGAAAAACTTAGAAGATTTGGTGTTTACTATTTGGAAGGGGATTATAGCGAAGATACTGGCTTCGTTATAAAACCTGAAGCAGATTTAGAGCAGATAGATAACATTATTTGA